A genomic stretch from Bacteroidota bacterium includes:
- a CDS encoding PH domain-containing protein, translated as MTQFKTKIDKWYVAIHWICLGLMAIAIGALWLDPETAISLKALFSLLMGGVAWLIIDIYVNTRYTVSADTLFIQSGRFKWRIKLSNIEWVKPSRSILSSPALSLDRLAVKQLNSSIPVLISPDRAGASHLPGPGL; from the coding sequence ATGACGCAGTTCAAAACCAAAATTGACAAGTGGTACGTTGCCATACATTGGATTTGCCTGGGTCTTATGGCAATTGCAATTGGCGCGTTGTGGCTGGACCCTGAAACTGCAATCTCCTTAAAGGCGCTCTTTAGCCTGTTGATGGGAGGGGTGGCATGGCTGATTATAGACATCTATGTCAATACAAGATACACGGTATCCGCTGACACGCTGTTTATCCAGTCAGGCCGGTTCAAGTGGCGGATCAAATTATCCAATATCGAATGGGTAAAGCCATCTCGCAGCATTTTGTCGTCTCCCGCCCTATCACTCGATCGACTGGCGGTAAAGCAGCTCAATAGCAGTATTCCTGTGTTGATTTCTCCCGATCGGGCCGGGGCCAGCCATTTGCCGGGGCCGGGGCTTTGA
- a CDS encoding outer membrane beta-barrel protein, with translation MQNSISTRIACMALVMLIMVMALPAAAQVTPRASVNLMMGVPVGEFADNVDNLGFGIALNGGIGLSPAPVMIGVDLGYLIYGYERRSEPFSTTIPDVTVDVETTNSIAFGHLFLRFQPQTGAFQPYAEALFGFKYLFTRTSVENRQSSESIAASVNFDDFASSYGFGGGLDIRVFQGVNDNSRPFSIMVNLGARYLLGGSAEYLERGSTGRENGELSFDITRSRTDLVLPQLGATFVF, from the coding sequence ATGCAAAACAGTATATCGACCAGGATTGCCTGTATGGCGCTTGTGATGCTTATTATGGTTATGGCGCTACCGGCAGCTGCCCAGGTGACCCCGCGAGCAAGCGTTAATCTGATGATGGGGGTTCCTGTTGGAGAGTTTGCGGATAACGTCGATAATCTTGGTTTTGGCATTGCGCTTAATGGCGGTATTGGCCTTTCACCGGCACCCGTAATGATTGGCGTTGATCTCGGGTATCTGATTTATGGGTACGAGCGTAGGTCCGAGCCTTTCAGTACCACAATTCCCGATGTGACTGTGGACGTAGAAACAACAAACAGCATTGCTTTTGGTCACTTGTTTCTCCGGTTTCAACCACAGACCGGCGCCTTCCAGCCGTATGCAGAAGCCCTCTTTGGTTTCAAATATCTCTTTACGCGCACGTCCGTAGAAAATCGGCAGTCCAGCGAATCTATTGCTGCATCTGTAAACTTTGACGACTTTGCGTCCAGTTATGGTTTTGGGGGCGGTCTTGATATTCGGGTTTTTCAAGGCGTCAACGACAACAGCAGGCCCTTCAGCATTATGGTAAACCTTGGTGCGCGCTATTTGCTGGGTGGGAGTGCAGAATACCTGGAGCGGGGCTCTACAGGACGGGAGAATGGTGAGCTTTCCTTTGACATTACAAGGTCGCGTACAGATCTTGTATTACCTCAGCTTGGCGCCACGTTCGTTTTCTAG
- a CDS encoding FAD-binding oxidoreductase has translation MTLSYWQRGESGATLHCDIAVVGAGIVGTSTAYWLKKYNPSSRVVLIDAATVGAGATGRNAGFLLQGAAVDYATDIVKYGSEKAAQLWAFTKENRDLLATELDPEKTGFEASGSLILAGSLEEKERLVASYALLHEIGESVHYWSEAEISAQIQGKGFAGGLLIESGARVDSQKLVREIAGRSGAILLEHHPVYEITPKGDHIGVACRNREVKAARVVCCTNAYLPQLMPEISAFIKPVRAQMLATASCPDWLPYPVYSHEGYYYIRQLASGEVLLGGGRHLFVEEELGYDDYTTPQLQAALQSYLLQYFPHIAAVRTAFSWSGVMGFTQDSLPLFAHDNPFPGVSWAAGFNGHGMGYGFRFGKTIAGTLNDDPEEQANHNLFTFDRLT, from the coding sequence ATGACCCTTTCATACTGGCAACGCGGAGAGTCGGGGGCTACCCTGCATTGTGATATTGCAGTAGTTGGAGCCGGGATTGTTGGTACATCAACCGCATACTGGCTGAAAAAATACAATCCCTCCTCGCGTGTTGTGCTCATTGACGCTGCGACGGTAGGGGCCGGAGCTACCGGCCGCAATGCCGGCTTTCTGCTTCAAGGCGCAGCGGTTGATTACGCCACGGATATCGTAAAGTATGGGTCGGAAAAAGCGGCTCAGCTCTGGGCTTTTACAAAAGAGAACAGGGATTTGTTGGCGACGGAGCTGGATCCAGAAAAAACAGGGTTTGAAGCGAGCGGGAGTTTGATACTGGCTGGTAGTTTGGAGGAGAAAGAGCGGCTTGTGGCATCGTATGCCTTGCTTCACGAAATAGGGGAAAGCGTGCATTATTGGTCAGAAGCAGAGATCAGTGCACAGATTCAGGGAAAAGGGTTTGCCGGTGGACTCCTCATTGAATCCGGGGCACGTGTCGACTCTCAAAAACTGGTGCGAGAAATAGCCGGCCGCAGTGGTGCTATCTTGCTAGAGCATCATCCTGTATACGAGATTACACCCAAGGGGGATCACATAGGTGTAGCCTGCCGAAACCGTGAAGTTAAGGCAGCGCGCGTTGTATGCTGTACAAATGCTTACCTGCCCCAGCTTATGCCTGAGATCAGCGCGTTTATTAAACCTGTACGTGCGCAGATGCTGGCAACTGCATCTTGCCCGGACTGGCTTCCGTACCCTGTATACTCCCATGAAGGATATTATTATATCCGTCAGCTTGCCTCTGGTGAGGTGTTGCTCGGGGGGGGGCGACATCTTTTTGTAGAGGAAGAGCTGGGGTATGACGATTATACCACACCACAGCTTCAGGCCGCGTTGCAATCGTATTTGTTGCAGTATTTCCCACATATTGCTGCTGTGCGTACCGCCTTTTCCTGGAGCGGTGTCATGGGCTTTACACAGGATAGCTTACCCTTGTTTGCACATGACAATCCTTTCCCAGGGGTATCCTGGGCTGCAGGGTTTAACGGGCATGGCATGGGATATGGCTTCAGGTTTGGTAAAACGATTGCCGGCACGCTTAACGATGACCCCGAGGAGCAGGCCAACCACAACCTGTTTACATTTGACCGGCTGACCTGA
- a CDS encoding MDR family oxidoreductase, whose product MFNALVLHETDKEPDVKIQQLSDTDLPDDEVLVAVDYSSINYKDALAVTGTGKIVRGDFPFVPGIDLAGEVVASRDPAFKEGDKVIGNGWGLGEAHWGGYAQRMRVKSKSLVPMPAGMTSKQAMVFGTAGFTAMLSVISLELHGLTPERGEVVVTGATGGVGSFSLMLLSQLGFEAVASSGKKHAHDYLKSIGASRIIDRSVLGDGPSRPLDKGKWAGAIDSVGGPALSAIISQMKRHGSVAACGLANSHALDTTVFPFILRGVNLLGIDTSTCAYERRCEVWARLGEVPAAQVEAIAEVVSLAEVLAISKRMMDSNIKGRIVVDLNR is encoded by the coding sequence ATGTTTAATGCCCTTGTGTTACACGAGACTGATAAAGAACCAGACGTGAAAATCCAGCAATTGTCGGATACAGATTTGCCGGATGATGAGGTGCTGGTGGCTGTCGATTACTCCAGTATCAATTATAAAGATGCCCTGGCTGTGACGGGCACCGGCAAAATAGTGAGAGGAGACTTCCCCTTTGTGCCCGGTATTGATTTGGCCGGCGAAGTGGTTGCGTCCCGGGATCCCGCGTTTAAAGAGGGCGACAAGGTTATCGGTAATGGCTGGGGACTTGGAGAGGCACACTGGGGAGGATACGCACAACGTATGCGCGTAAAGTCAAAATCGCTGGTACCTATGCCGGCAGGGATGACGAGCAAGCAGGCAATGGTCTTTGGGACTGCAGGATTCACTGCTATGTTGTCTGTTATTTCCCTCGAGTTGCACGGCCTCACTCCTGAACGGGGCGAGGTTGTCGTTACGGGTGCTACAGGAGGTGTTGGGAGCTTCAGCCTGATGCTGTTATCACAACTCGGTTTTGAAGCGGTTGCCTCTTCCGGGAAAAAGCATGCCCATGATTACCTGAAGTCTATTGGTGCTTCACGCATCATTGATCGGTCTGTTTTGGGGGATGGGCCATCGCGGCCGCTGGATAAAGGCAAATGGGCTGGCGCAATTGATAGTGTCGGCGGGCCGGCGCTTTCTGCCATCATCAGCCAAATGAAGCGTCATGGAAGTGTTGCGGCATGTGGACTTGCGAACAGCCATGCCCTAGATACCACGGTTTTTCCGTTTATTCTGCGCGGTGTAAACCTGCTGGGCATCGATACCTCTACGTGTGCATACGAGCGCCGGTGTGAGGTCTGGGCCCGCCTGGGTGAAGTGCCTGCCGCACAAGTCGAAGCGATTGCAGAAGTTGTCTCTCTGGCCGAGGTGCTTGCGATAAGCAAAAGAATGATGGACAGTAATATCAAGGGCCGTATTGTTGTAGATTTGAACCGATAA